Proteins encoded in a region of the Leopardus geoffroyi isolate Oge1 chromosome E2, O.geoffroyi_Oge1_pat1.0, whole genome shotgun sequence genome:
- the LOC123578430 gene encoding LOW QUALITY PROTEIN: vomeronasal type-1 receptor 1-like (The sequence of the model RefSeq protein was modified relative to this genomic sequence to represent the inferred CDS: substituted 2 bases at 2 genomic stop codons), translating to MMLGAGTLELGIIFVTQTADGILGNSSLLGLYTFSLLTGHKLRPTDLIFNQLVLANSIILFSKGIPQTMVAFGSPNFLDAAACKLVFYYYRVSTGVSSSTICLLNDFEAIKLNPSMCRWMELKIRSPKFLGFCSFLCWTLHLWINSFIPLIVNGPSNNKNLSVTRNGXSSWNGVGRFNILFAVIYFYMGLSFMVWVSGSMVFVLLKHKXQVQHIHSNSLSPRSSHEARATHTILVLVSFLVTFYSIYAISTVWMSLVANPGQWMVNSTGFVSSCFPAFSPFVLMVSDTRVSQFCFVCRER from the exons ATGATGTTGG GTGCTGGCACATTGGAATTGGGGATTATCTTCGTCACTCAGACTGCAGATGGGATCCTAGGAAATTCATCCCTCCTTGGTCTTTATACCTTCTCTTTGCTCACTGGACACAAATTGAGACCCACAGACCTGATTTTCAACCAACTGGTCCTAGCCAACTCCATCATCCTTTTCTCCAAAGGGATCCCTCAAACAATGGTGGCTTTTGGATCCCCAAATTTCCTGGATGCTGCTGCATGTAAACTTGTCTTTTATTATTACAGAGTGAGCACAGGGGTTTCCTCCAGCACTATATGTCTCCTCAATGACTTCGAAGCTATTAAGCTGAACCCTAGTATGTGTAGGTGGATGGAGCTCAAGATTAGATCCCCAAAGTTCCTTGGTTTCTGCTCTTTCCTCTGCTGGACGCTACATCTCTggataaattcatttattcctctAATAGTAAACGGTCCATCCAATAACAAAAACCTTAGTGTgacaagaaatggataaagttCCTGGAATGGGGTAGGGAGATTTAACATATTATTTGcagtcatatatttttatatgggtTTGAGCTTCATGGTCTGGGTCAGTGGCTCCATGGTCTTTGTCCTGCTCAAGCACAAGTAGCAAGTCCAACACATTCACAGCAACAGCCTTTCCCCCAGATCTTCCCACGAGGCCAGAGCCACACACACCATCTTGGTCCTGGTGAGTTTCTTGGTTACCTTTTATTCAATCTATGCTATTTCAACTGTTTGGATGAGTCTGGTTGCAAATCCAGGCCAGTGGATGGTGAACAGCACTGGGTTTGTCTCCTCATGTTTTCCAGCGTTCAGCCCCTTTGTGCTCATGGTCAGTGACACTCGAGTCTCTCAATTCTGCTTTGTCTGTAGGGAAAGGTGA
- the LOC123577912 gene encoding zinc finger protein 805-like — protein sequence MSPLHRGRAEGAWDGSKEPLGPPAASPLLRPTVHEQGPAAAAQAQMGPAQAPVTFKDVVVTFTQEEWELLDLPQRTLYWRVMRETCGLLLSLGDEAKTRTTEPSASQSAVFEGCLSHRLPTQEDSGVSMLGEAREQEEPSKKQGGPVKTGIVPFKETLPGEMNPECGHWGTGENLCTKDLQEQVSAGDALHEYESRGSRKDPSIHGGKNSYKCKECGKGFKKNRFLLQHQWIHTKVKHYTCKKCGKAFLGKAELTGHYSVHMEKKLYECIRCEKAFSRRSHLTEHQRVHTGEKPFVCMECRKTFSRRSHLTEHRRIHSGEKPYMCSECGKAFARHSDFIRHNRTHTGEKPFECKECGKAFCNSFSVTRHMTCHSQEKLYECSECGKTYGYRSTLATHQKIHSGVKSYKCKRCGKAFYRKTGLSQHQRTHTEFRKRPF from the exons ATGTCCCCTTTGCACCGAGGCAGGGCTGAGGGTGCGTGGGATGGGTCAAAGGAGCCCTTGGGACCCCCCGCGGCCTCCCCACTACTGCGGCCCACTGTCCATGAACAGGGTCCCGCGGCGGCTGCACAGGCGCAGATGGGCCCGGCACAG GCACCAGTGACTTTCAAGGACGTGGTCGTGACCTTCACCCAGGAGGAGTGGGAATTACTGGACCTGCCACAGAGGACACTGTACTGGAGGGTGATGAGGGAGACCTGTGGGCTCCTGCTCTCGCTGG GTGATGAAGCAAAAACCAGGACCACGGAGCCTTCTGCTTCTCAGTCAGCCGTGTTTGAGGGATGCTTATCCCACAGGTTACCGACTCAGGAAGACTCCGGTGTTTCCATGCTGGGAGAGGCCAGGGAACAAGAAGAACCATCCAAAAAACAGGGAGGGCCCGTGAAGACAGGGATAGTCCCGTTCAAGGAGACTCTCCCTGGAGAGATGAACCCCGAGTGTGGTCATTGGGGAACAGGTGAAAATCTGTGTACAAAGGACTTACAGGAGCAAGTCTCTGCAGGAGATGCTCTCCATGAGTATGAATCACGTGGATCAAGGAAAGACCCCTCGATTCATGGAGGGAAGAACTCGTACAAGTGCAAGGAATGCGGAAAAGGGTTTAAGAAGAATCGCTTCCTTCTCCAGCATCAGTGGATTCACACTAAAGTAAAACACTATACATGCAAAAAGTGCGGGAAGGCCTTTCTCGGGAAGGCAGAGCTCACTGGACACTACAGCGTTCACATGGAGAAGAAGCTCTATGAGTGCATCAGGTGTGAGAAGGCCTTCAGCCGCAGGTCACACCTCACAGAGCACCAGCGGGTTCACACTGGGGAGAAGCCCTTTGTGTGCATGGAGTGCAGGAAGACCTTCAGCCGCAGGTCACACCTCACAGAGCACCGGCGGATTCACAGCGGAGAGAAGCCGTATATGTGCAGCGAATGCGGAAAGGCCTTTGCCCGCCACTCTGATTTTATTCGGCATAACAGAACCCACACTGGAGAAAAGCCCTTTGAGTGCAAAGAGTGTGGGAAGGCCTTTTGTAACAGCTTTTCTGTAACTCGACACATGACATGTCATTCTCAGGAGAAGCTCTATGAGTGCAGCGAGTGCGGAAAGACCTACGGCTACCGCTCGACCCTCGCTACTCATCAAAAGATCCACAGTGGAGTAAAATCCTATAAGTGTAAGAGATGTGGGAAGGCCTTTTACCGGAAGACGGGCCTCAGTcaacatcagagaactcacactGAGTTCCGAAAGAGACCTTTTTAA